TCTACTGCAACTTATAAGCACAGCGATTTATCGCACTGTACCGCACATGCGTCAGCTTTGCTACGCACTATTATCTAATCTGGCAGTTTAACTGCAACATGTCTGTATAGCGGATTATCGCATTGCACCGCACTATATGCACGTTAGCTATGCTACGTACCACTATTTGATCTGACAATTAAGCTGCAAATTACCGGTATAGCGGTTTACCGTATTGCACTGTACCGCATGTACGTTAGCTACGCTACGTATGtatatctgatctggcagttcaaCTGCATTTTGATAAGTCATCGTTATCGGGCAACCCGAGATGAGCTtaatggtgtgtagggttggatgggcccaCTTGGTCCTAATTAATGtatttggttggatgagctttaACAGCTCTTTTGGGGTGTGATCGAGGGACGAAAAGGTGTGTTGGCTGAATGGGTAGGTTTTTATTTGACTACATTTCATCCACATCTGTCTGTGAATTTTGACTGAAAGACTAGTTGTCTGTGATCGGTTTGTCTGATTAGCATTTGTGATGAAACTTGGTGTGAACTTAATGTGCTCTGATTGTTAAGCGTTGTTTGGACATTAGTTCCAGGTATGCTTTCTGGTTCTGTGTGTATTTGAAATTCTATTGCGCTTCTGATTTGGATACTCTATTTCTATCTCTGTTTTTTAttcgaactcacactgagctcgagtAGCTCACCCCCTCTTAGTGTTCTCCTTTCAGGTACTCTTCTGAATTCTGACGCTAGGTTCGTTATGCGGAGGTCTCAGACAGTCTCGGAGTAGAATAAATTATCAGTTTGTATTTTCAGTTTCTAATTGATATTTCAATTTTGAactgtaaaattttataaaaatgaggtACAAATTCCGTTTTAAGTTTTTAGTTTTAATCTGATGATTTATATTACCTCAACTATAATTTTACTGTTTgtatttttaaagattaaatgtTTCAGTTTGACGTGACAACCTGTTTCTAGCCCAGATTTAGGGTGttatatttcatttcataattaatctaaaaaattaagtttGAGTGATAATACATTCATGACTTGAGGTGAAAAAATTTGTTTAGACGtttcgaaaaaaaaaacactttgctTAAGCAAtaatattgttgaattgaatgagaaaatGTATCATCGTATAATTTGTAGAtcgttaaaaaagaaaaataactcttcAACTTGAGGAATTACATACCACAATCTAATCCTGCATTTAtcgatttaattaattgtaataaattgtacctgaattatataaattgaagaATTACATACCAAACTAGCTTTTGCTCCCTAATAGTCatctatcaaattaaattaaaatggaatTGTAGGTGACACAAATTATGAACAGCTCCAATGTTTTCCTTGCTTCAAAGTGCGCAGTTTAATCTGTCTTGGTTGGCTTGGGATGTCTGAGCCCATATCTAGTTTGAATTGAGTTACTTGTAAGGTAGAGATGGAAGATGTTTTTCTTGCAAAGTAGAAGTGGACTGAAAGAATCCATGTCGGCAAGTGTATTCTGTTTTCATGCAAGAGCTGGAATACACGTAGTTTGGTCAGTTCACATGTAAGCAAATAATATTCTCTTCGAAGAATGCACAAGAAGAGAAGACATTAAGAACTAGTGCAAGTACAAAAAAGGATTCCCCAATGGCTCATGTTATAATCTCATTGGCATTGCCATATATTCTCTGCCTGTTTTTCTCTCTCAAAAGTTTCATTTGTAATCCCAGGCATTCTGCCATTTTGCATATCTCTTCGGACCGCGGATGGGATCGGTCTCCTGAGGAGAACCCATGCAAAGACATTGAACTCTTGACGTCACCAACATCCACCCAACTAAACCCCACTTCTTTCCTTACTCCCCTCTGTCTCATCATTTTCCTCACTTTCGCTACCTTCTCCCACTTCCCCTTCTCAGCATACAAGTTTGACATCAACACATACGGGCCAGACTCATTTGGCTCCATTTCCATCAAAGTATCAGCTACCCTCTCACCCATCTCTAGATTTCCATGTATTGTGCAAGCCCCAAGAAAGCTTTGCATCATAGACAATCCTGGCCCTCCGGGAGTGCAGCCCATTAGCTTCTCCGCCTCTTCCAATCTACCTGCACGGCCCAACATATCCACCATACAAGAATAATGCTCCGAGGATGGTTCAATCTGATACTCTCTCAGCATTGAGTCAAAGAGTTGTCGACCAATATCAACCATTCCGTTTCTGCCACAAGCTGTTAGTATGGAAAGAAAGGTAATTGAGTCAGGTTTCACTCCTTCCCTTTTCATCTCTTTGAATGAAGCCATCACTGAATCATAGTTTCCATGCCTTGCATGAGCAGATATAAGTGATGTCCAAGCAAACTGGCTCTTTTGAGGAATCTCACTGAAAACTTTTTCAGCCTCAGAAATGCTCCCACGTTTTGCATACATATCGAGCAGAGCATTGGACACTATTGGATCAGTATTCAATCCAACCTTTATTAGATGTAGGTGGCACCACTGACCATGTTTTAGAGATACGTGTTCACAAGAACCAATTGCATTCAAGACACTACCAAACGTGTATGGATTTGGCTTACATTCTCTAGCTGCTGACAAAAATGTCCTCAAAGCTTCTATCAACATTCCATTTTGAACATATCCCGAAATTAAAGCATTCCATGAGACAATCTCTTTAGATTCGAGTTCCTTAAAAACCTTAATAGAGTCTTGTATCAACTCAAACTTAGCATACATGGTGATAAGGCTGTTGCAAACGTTTGATTCTATCAAAAAGTTACCCTTTATACAACACGCATGAACCATTCGGCCTTCTTCCACTAATTTCCCAGTGGTTATGGCATGGATCAATCCAACATATGTAACATCATTAGGATAAACAGAATCTGATCGCATTTCATTGAAGTGGTGTAATGCATCTTTTTCATCAACAGAAATCATTGTAGTCCATGAGATCACGTTCCGCTCATTCATTCTTCTGAATAACAATTTTGCATCTTCAACAACCTCACACTTTGCATACATTGACATCAAAACATTACAAACGGAAACATGTGGACCGTGCCCTCTCTTTATACAGAGACCATGAATCTGTCTTCCCACCTCTAAGTTCCTCTGATGACTGCAAGCTGAAACTGCACCAGTAAATGATACATTATCAAGCTTCATTCTTTGTTTCACCATTTCAATAAATGTACAAATTGCTTCTAACCCATAACTATCCTCCTGGCTATACCCCGAAAGGATCGCATTCCATGAAACCAAATCTTTATTTGGCATCTCATCAAATATCCTTCGAGCTTCCTCTAAACGCTTCCACCTTGCATACATAGTTATAAGGGCATTTCCGACAAACACCTCGTTATCTAATCCAGATTTCATTACAAAAGCATGCAACTGCAACCCTAAAAGAAAGCCTTCGAGGTCCAAACAGAAAGAAAGGGCAGTGGTACAAGTTACAGCATCGAAAGCAACTCCATTCAGATTCATTCTCAAAACAAAATTCAAGGCTTGTTCACTTTTTTGAAACCCAGAAAGCAAAGTATTCCAGGAAACTATATCGGGATCATTTAAGCCCTCAAAGACGCACAAAGCCTTATCAAACTGCCCAGATTTAGAATACGTATTCATTAGTGAATTTGGAACCGTAATGAAGGACATGAGACCAGAGGTGATAGCAAATTTGTGAACCTGGGCCCCCTGTTTTGAATCACTGCACGATCCCTTGAGAGCCAAAGCCAGTGTAACTTCATCGATGGCATTAAATTGGGCAGATTTAAGGAGTAATTTAAACCTTCTAAAGGCGTCAAAGGGGAGATTAACAGGGTAAAAGGGGGTTGGGTTTGAGTGAGGAATTTCGTCGAGCAAGTGGTGAACATATTTAGATGAGTGCAAGTTTGCTAAGAATGTTGACCTATGGTTGGTGAGATAACGGAATTGGCGAGCAATCATGAGAGGTTCATAAGAGACAGTTattgaaatcaaaagaaaaattaaagctaaaccttaaacccttctAAAACCCTCATgctcttttttcttcttccaacAATCTGAGCCAAGGAACTAAACTTGTTAAGGCCTAACCAATATCCCAGTGAAATgggattttgaatgatgctacgAGTTTTCCATCAAatcgaataaattttttttgaattaattaagttaacaaattttattttatcattctaatttgatttaaaaaaattttaaatcgagttgagtgagataaaattgaattaaatcaaatatatttgttcgagttaatttttttttaaaaaataattttagatcaTTATAATCATTGTCACCCACCATAATCAGATTTGTCAATCGTAATCAAATTTACTATTAATTTTCatcccctcataatttatttattaatattttatatacggATTAGCTTCTTTACTTCATTAATTATCTTTTGATTATTGTcattatgtattttgaaattaaaaaatatattaaatctaaaaaaatgtgattttaataaaagttatcttaaaagataaaatgtgaaattaatatcaacataaaattttaacacgaatatttgaGGACATCATCAATAatccaattttaacaaaaatatataaaaattcaatatgactaaacaatttaataatataatagtacaaaatatgaaatttaatttaataatataaatagtagataaaaataaaattattactattttaggtttaaggattttttttagataattttaagttttgatttggTGTAAAAAGTGAGAAgtaaaaattttggagggaaataaaaaaatttaggggttgagggagtaaaattttggggaAGGGGGAAATGGATTTGGGGTAGAAGGGAAAGAGATGggaagggagtaaaagttttgggga
The Gossypium hirsutum isolate 1008001.06 chromosome A07, Gossypium_hirsutum_v2.1, whole genome shotgun sequence genome window above contains:
- the LOC107955653 gene encoding pentatricopeptide repeat-containing protein At4g32430, mitochondrial codes for the protein MIARQFRYLTNHRSTFLANLHSSKYVHHLLDEIPHSNPTPFYPVNLPFDAFRRFKLLLKSAQFNAIDEVTLALALKGSCSDSKQGAQVHKFAITSGLMSFITVPNSLMNTYSKSGQFDKALCVFEGLNDPDIVSWNTLLSGFQKSEQALNFVLRMNLNGVAFDAVTCTTALSFCLDLEGFLLGLQLHAFVMKSGLDNEVFVGNALITMYARWKRLEEARRIFDEMPNKDLVSWNAILSGYSQEDSYGLEAICTFIEMVKQRMKLDNVSFTGAVSACSHQRNLEVGRQIHGLCIKRGHGPHVSVCNVLMSMYAKCEVVEDAKLLFRRMNERNVISWTTMISVDEKDALHHFNEMRSDSVYPNDVTYVGLIHAITTGKLVEEGRMVHACCIKGNFLIESNVCNSLITMYAKFELIQDSIKVFKELESKEIVSWNALISGYVQNGMLIEALRTFLSAARECKPNPYTFGSVLNAIGSCEHVSLKHGQWCHLHLIKVGLNTDPIVSNALLDMYAKRGSISEAEKVFSEIPQKSQFAWTSLISAHARHGNYDSVMASFKEMKREGVKPDSITFLSILTACGRNGMVDIGRQLFDSMLREYQIEPSSEHYSCMVDMLGRAGRLEEAEKLMGCTPGGPGLSMMQSFLGACTIHGNLEMGERVADTLMEMEPNESGPYVLMSNLYAEKGKWEKVAKVRKMMRQRGVRKEVGFSWVDVGDVKSSMSLHGFSSGDRSHPRSEEICKMAECLGLQMKLLREKNRQRIYGNANEIIT